In the genome of Saccopteryx leptura isolate mSacLep1 chromosome 10, mSacLep1_pri_phased_curated, whole genome shotgun sequence, one region contains:
- the USP19 gene encoding ubiquitin carboxyl-terminal hydrolase 19 isoform X9: MSGGASATGPRRGPPGLEEATSKKKQKDRANQENKDGDPRRGGSVSTAREEQTKDELLLDWRQSADEVIVKLRVGAGPLQLEEVDAAFTNTDCVVRLPDGRQWGGVFYAEIEGSSAKVQARKGGLLQLALPKKVPMLTWPSLLKKPLGTQELVPGLKCQENGQESSPIALELGPEPRRAKQEARNQKRAQGRGEVGAGTGPGAQAGPSAKRAVHLRRGPEGEGSRDGPGPQGDAPAFLAEPAIQAEAEEQLRVPPLNPQTGLLGSGEENLALLSGEKPVSPRNDPVSPAMTRSRDPEKEPESMVSLPFVKNDSYEKGPDSVVVHVYVKEICRDISRVLFREQDFTLIFQTRDGNFLRLHPGCGPHTIFRWQVKLRNLIEPEQCTFCFTASRIDICLRKRQSQRWGGLEAPATRGAVGGAKVAVPTGPTPLDSTPPGGAPHPLTVQEEARAVEKEKPKTRSEDTGLDGVAARTPMEHVAPKPEPHLASPKPTCMVPPMPHSPVSGDSVEEEEEEEKKVCLPGFTGLVNLGNTCFMNSVIQSLSNTRELRDFFHDRSFEAEINYNNPLGTGGRLAIGFAVLLRALWKGTHHAFQPSKLKAIVASKASQFTGFAQHDAQEFMAFLLDGLHEDLNRIQNKPYTETVDSDGRPDEVVAEEAWQRHKMRNDSFIVDLFQGQYKSKLVCPMCAKVSITFDPFLYLPVPLPQKQKVLPVFYFAREPHSKPIKFLVSISKENSSASEVLDSLSQSVHVKPENLRLAEVIKNRFHRVFLPSHSLDTVSPSDTLLCFELLSPELAKERVVVLEVQQRPQVPSIPISKCAACQRKQQSEDEKLKRCTRCYRVGYCNQLCQKTHWPDHKGLCRPENIGYPFLVSVPASRLTYARLAQLLEGYARYSVSVFQPPFQPGRMALESQGPGCTSLHSTSSLEAGDSEREPISIQPPELQPVTPVAEGDTVVPRAWAAPDRVPAPSTSGISSEILASGPIEVGSLPAGERVSRPEAAVPGYQHPSESMNSHTPQFFIYKIDASNREQRLEDKGDTPLDLGDDCSLALVWRNNERLQEFVLVASKELECAEDLGSAGEAARAGHFTLDQCLTLFTRPEVLAPEEAWYCPQCKQHREASKQLLLWRLPNVLIVQLKRFSFRSFIWRDKINDLVEFPVRNLDLSKFCIGQKEEQLPSYDLYAVINHYGGMIGGHYTACARLPNERSSQRSDVGWRLFDDSTVTTVDESQVVTRYAYVLFYRRRNSPVERPPRAGTSEHLPDMGPAAEAAASQASRIWQELEAEEEPVPEGPAPLGPWGPQDWVGPPPRGPTTADEGCLRYFVLGTVAALVALVLNVFYPLVSQSRWR; encoded by the exons ATGTCTGGCGGGGCTAGTGCTACAGGCCCAAGAAGAGGGCCCCCAGGACTGGAGGAGGCCACCAGTAAGAAGAAGCAGAAGGATCGAGCAAACCAGGAGAACAAGGATGGAGATCCTAGGAGAGGTG GGTCAGTGTCCACTGCTCGGGAGGAACAGACCAAAGACG AGTTGTTGCTTGATTGGAGGCAGAGTGCAGATGAAGTGATTGTCAAGCTGCGTGTAGGAGCGGGTCCCCTGCAGCTGGAGGAGGTGGATGCTGCTTTCACGAACACAGACTGTGTGGTGCGGCTTCCAG ATGGTCGGCAGTGGGGTGGTGTTTTCTATGCTGAGATAGAAGGTTCTAGCGCCAAAGTGCAGGCTCGTAAAGGTGGCCTCCTGCAGCTGGCACTGCCCAAGAAGGTGCCTATGCTCACATGGCCCTCTCTCCTG AAGAAACCTCTGGGGACGCAGGAGTTGGTGCCAGGGCTGAAGTGCCAGGAGAATGGGCAGGAGTCGTCTCCCATTGCCCTGGAGCTGGGCCCTGAGCCCCGCCGGGCCAAGCAGGAGGCCCGGAACCAGAAGCGGGCCCAGGGCCGTGGTGAGGTAGGGGCGGGGACTGGCCCTGGGGCCCAGGCGGGGCCCAGTGCCAAGAGGGCTGTGCATCTCCGAAGAGGGCCAGAGGGAGAAGGGTCCAGAGATGGCCCTGGACCCCAGGGCGATGCCCCCGCCTTCCTGGCTGAGCCAGCCATCCAG GCTGAGGCTGAGGAACAGCTCCGGGTACCACCATTGAACCCCCAGACCGGCCTCCTGGGCTCAGGAGAGGAGAATCTAGCACTTTTGTCAGGAGAGAAGCCAGTGTCCCCCAGGAATGACCCAGTCTCTCCAGCCATGACCCGAAGCAGAGACCCTGAGAAAG AGCCCGAGTCCATGGTGAGCCTACCGTTTGTCAAGAACGACTCCTATGAGAAGGGGCCTGACTCGGTGGTGGTGCACGTGTACGTGAAGGAAATCTGCAGGGACATCTCTCGAGTGCTTTTCCGCGAGCAGGACTTCACCCTGATCTTCCagaccag GGACGGGAACTTCCTGAGACTGCACCCGGGCTGCGGGCCCCATACCATCTTCCGTTGGCAGGTGAAGCTCAG GAACCTGATTGAGCCAGAGCAGTGTACCTTCTGCTTCACAGCTTCTCGCATTGACATTTGCCTCCGGAAGCGGCAGAGTCAACGCTGGGGGGGGCTGGAGGCCCCAGCTACACGAG GTGCAGTGGGTGGTGCAAAGGTTGCCGTGCCGACAGGCCCAACCCCTCTGGATTCAACCCCACCGGGAGGTGCCCCACACCCCCTGACGGTCCAGGAGGAAGCCCGGGCTGTGGAGAAGGAGAAACCGAAGACTCGATCTGAGGACACAGGCCTGGATGGTGTGGCAGCTCGTACCCCCATGGAACATGTCGCCCCAAAGCCAGAACCTCACTTGGCCTCA CCCAAGCCCACATGCATGGTGCCTCCAATGCCCCACAGCCCTGTGAGCGGAGACAgtgtggaggaagaggaagaggaagagaagaaggtgtGTCTGCCAGGCTTCACTGGCCTTGTCAATCTAGGCAACACCTGCTTCATGAATAGCGTCATTCAATCTTTGTCCAACACTCGGGAGCTCCGGGACTTCTTCCATG ACCGCTCCTTTGAGGCCGAAATCAACTATAACAACCCACTGGGGACAGGTGGGCGTCTAGCCATTGGCTTTGCCGTGCTGCTCCGGGCACTGTGGAAGGGCACCCACCATGCCTTCCAGCCTTCCAAGTTAAAG GCCATTGTGGCCAGCAAGGCCAGCCAGTTCACAGGCTTTGCGCAGCATGATGCCCAGGAGTTCATGGCTTTTCTGCTGGACGGGCTGCATGAGGACCTGAACCGCATTCAGAATAAGCCCTACACGGAGACCGTGGACTCCGATGGCCGGCCCGACGAG GTGGTGGCTGAGGAAGCATGGCAGAGACACAAGATGAGGAATGACTCTTTCATCGTGGACCTGTTCCAGGGCCAGTACAAGTCAAAGCTGGTGTGCCCCATGTGCGCCAAG GTCTCCATCACGTTTGACCCATTCCTCTACCTGCCGGTGCCCTTGCCACAGAAGCAGAAGGTTCTGCCCGTCTTCTATTTTGCCCGGGAGCCCCACAGTAAGCCCATCAAG TTCCTGGTGAGCATCAGCAAAGAGAACTCCAGCGCGAGCGAGGTGCTGGACTCCCTCTCCCAGAGTGTCCATGTGAAGCCCGAGAACCTGCGTCTGGCCGAG GTGATTAAGAATCGTTTCCATCGTGTGTTCTTGCCCTCCCACTCCCTGGACACTGTGTCCCCATCGGACACACTCCTCTGCTTTGAGCTGTTGTCCCCAGAGCTGGCTAAGGAGCGGGTGGTAGTGCTCGAGGTGCAGCAG CGCCCCCAGGTGCCCAGCATTCCCATCTCCAAGTGCGCAGCCTGCCAACGGAAGCAACAGTCCGAGGATGAGAAGCTGAAACGCTGTACTCGGTGCTACCGCGTGGGCTACTGCAACCA gctcTGCCAGAAAACCCACTGGCCTGACCACAAGGGCCTCTGCCGCCCTGAGAACATCGGTTACCCCTTCCTGGTCAGCGTACCTGCCTCACGCCTCACTTACGCTCGTCTTGCTCAGTTGCTAGAGGGCTATGCCCG GTATTCTGTGAGTGTATTCCAGCCTCCCTTCCAGCCTGGCCGCATGGCCTTGGAGTCTCAGGGCCCTGGGTGCACCTCATTGCACTCCACTAGCTCCCTGGAGGCTGGGGACAGCGAGAGGGAACCCATCTCCATTCAGCCGCCTGAGCTCCAGCCGGTGACCCCTGTGGCTGAGGGGGACACAGTGGTTCCCCGGGCATGGGCAGCCCCTGATCGGGTCCCTGCGCCCAGCACCAGTGGAATTTCTTCTGAGATTCTGGCCAGTGGGCCCATTGAAGTTGGTTCCTTGCCAGCTGGTGAGAGGGTATCCCGGCCCGAAG CTGCTGTGCCTGGGTACCAGCACCCAAGTGAATCCATGAATTCCCACACACCCCagttctttatctataaaattgaCGCGTCCAACCGGGAGCAGCGGCTGGAGGATAAAG GAGATACCCCGTTGGATCTGGGCGATGACTGCAGCCTGGCCCTTGTCTGGCGGAACAATGAGCGCCTACAGGAGTTCGTATTGGTGGCCTCCAAGGAGCTGGAGTGTGCCGAGGACCTGGGTTCTGCTGGGGAGGCTGCCCGTGCTGGCCACTTCACTCTGGACCAGTGCCTCACCCTCTTCACGCGGCCCGAAGTGCTGGCGCCCGAGGAGGCTTG GTACTGCCCGCAGTGCAAACAACACCGGGAGGCCTCCAAGCAGCTTCTGCTCTGGCGCCTGCCGAACGTGCTCATTGTGCAGCTTAAGCGCTTCTCCTTTCGCAGTTTTATTTGGCGTGACAAGATCAATGACTTGGTGGAGTTCCCTGTTCG GAACCTGGACCTGAGCAAATTCTGCATTGGTCAGAAAGAGGAGCAGTTGCCCAGCTACGACCTGTATGCTGTCATCAACCACTACGGAGGCATGATTGGTGGCCACTACACAGCCTGTGCACGCCTGCCCAATGAGCGCAGCAGCCAGCGCAGTGACGTGG GCTGGCGCTTGTTTGATGATAGCACGGTGACAACAGTAGACGAGAGCCAGGTTGTGACGCGTTACGCCTATGTCCTCTTCTACCGCCGGCGGAACTCTCCTGTGGAGAGGCCTCCCCGGGCAGGTACCTCTGAGCACCTCCCAGACATGGGCCCTGCAGCCGAGGCTGCTGCCAGCCAG GCTTCCCGGATTTGGCAGGAGCTGGAGGCGGAGGAGGAGCCGGTACCCGAGGGGCCTGCGCCCCTGGGACCCTGGGGGCCCCAAGACTGGGTGGGCCCCCCGCCACGTGGCCCTACCACAGCTGATGAGGGCTGCCTCCGGTACTTTGTTCTGGGCACCGTGGCAGCTTTGGTGGCCCTCGTGCTCAACGTGTTCTATCCTCTGGTATCCCAGAGTCGCTGGAGATGA
- the USP19 gene encoding ubiquitin carboxyl-terminal hydrolase 19 isoform X3: MSGGASATGPRRGPPGLEEATSKKKQKDRANQENKDGDPRRGGSVSTAREEQTKDELLLDWRQSADEVIVKLRVGAGPLQLEEVDAAFTNTDCVVRLPDGRQWGGVFYAEIEGSSAKVQARKGGLLQLALPKKVPMLTWPSLLKPLGTQELVPGLKCQENGQESSPIALELGPEPRRAKQEARNQKRAQGRGEVGAGTGPGAQAGPSAKRAVHLRRGPEGEGSRDGPGPQGDAPAFLAEPAIQAEAEEQLRVPPLNPQTGLLGSGEENLALLSGEKPVSPRNDPVSPAMTRSRDPEKGDRSKEEMALAADAASLVDGKEPESMVSLPFVKNDSYEKGPDSVVVHVYVKEICRDISRVLFREQDFTLIFQTRDGNFLRLHPGCGPHTIFRWQVKLRNLIEPEQCTFCFTASRIDICLRKRQSQRWGGLEAPATRGAVGGAKVAVPTGPTPLDSTPPGGAPHPLTVQEEARAVEKEKPKTRSEDTGLDGVAARTPMEHVAPKPEPHLASPKPTCMVPPMPHSPVSGDSVEEEEEEEKKVCLPGFTGLVNLGNTCFMNSVIQSLSNTRELRDFFHDRSFEAEINYNNPLGTGGRLAIGFAVLLRALWKGTHHAFQPSKLKAIVASKASQFTGFAQHDAQEFMAFLLDGLHEDLNRIQNKPYTETVDSDGRPDEVVAEEAWQRHKMRNDSFIVDLFQGQYKSKLVCPMCAKVSITFDPFLYLPVPLPQKQKVLPVFYFAREPHSKPIKFLVSISKENSSASEVLDSLSQSVHVKPENLRLAEVIKNRFHRVFLPSHSLDTVSPSDTLLCFELLSPELAKERVVVLEVQQRPQVPSIPISKCAACQRKQQSEDEKLKRCTRCYRVGYCNQLCQKTHWPDHKGLCRPENIGYPFLVSVPASRLTYARLAQLLEGYARYSVSVFQPPFQPGRMALESQGPGCTSLHSTSSLEAGDSEREPISIQPPELQPVTPVAEGDTVVPRAWAAPDRVPAPSTSGISSEILASGPIEVGSLPAGERVSRPEAAVPGYQHPSESMNSHTPQFFIYKIDASNREQRLEDKGDTPLDLGDDCSLALVWRNNERLQEFVLVASKELECAEDLGSAGEAARAGHFTLDQCLTLFTRPEVLAPEEAWYCPQCKQHREASKQLLLWRLPNVLIVQLKRFSFRSFIWRDKINDLVEFPVRNLDLSKFCIGQKEEQLPSYDLYAVINHYGGMIGGHYTACARLPNERSSQRSDVGWRLFDDSTVTTVDESQVVTRYAYVLFYRRRNSPVERPPRAGTSEHLPDMGPAAEAAASQASRIWQELEAEEEPVPEGPAPLGPWGPQDWVGPPPRGPTTADEGCLRYFVLGTVAALVALVLNVFYPLVSQSRWR, from the exons ATGTCTGGCGGGGCTAGTGCTACAGGCCCAAGAAGAGGGCCCCCAGGACTGGAGGAGGCCACCAGTAAGAAGAAGCAGAAGGATCGAGCAAACCAGGAGAACAAGGATGGAGATCCTAGGAGAGGTG GGTCAGTGTCCACTGCTCGGGAGGAACAGACCAAAGACG AGTTGTTGCTTGATTGGAGGCAGAGTGCAGATGAAGTGATTGTCAAGCTGCGTGTAGGAGCGGGTCCCCTGCAGCTGGAGGAGGTGGATGCTGCTTTCACGAACACAGACTGTGTGGTGCGGCTTCCAG ATGGTCGGCAGTGGGGTGGTGTTTTCTATGCTGAGATAGAAGGTTCTAGCGCCAAAGTGCAGGCTCGTAAAGGTGGCCTCCTGCAGCTGGCACTGCCCAAGAAGGTGCCTATGCTCACATGGCCCTCTCTCCTG AAACCTCTGGGGACGCAGGAGTTGGTGCCAGGGCTGAAGTGCCAGGAGAATGGGCAGGAGTCGTCTCCCATTGCCCTGGAGCTGGGCCCTGAGCCCCGCCGGGCCAAGCAGGAGGCCCGGAACCAGAAGCGGGCCCAGGGCCGTGGTGAGGTAGGGGCGGGGACTGGCCCTGGGGCCCAGGCGGGGCCCAGTGCCAAGAGGGCTGTGCATCTCCGAAGAGGGCCAGAGGGAGAAGGGTCCAGAGATGGCCCTGGACCCCAGGGCGATGCCCCCGCCTTCCTGGCTGAGCCAGCCATCCAG GCTGAGGCTGAGGAACAGCTCCGGGTACCACCATTGAACCCCCAGACCGGCCTCCTGGGCTCAGGAGAGGAGAATCTAGCACTTTTGTCAGGAGAGAAGCCAGTGTCCCCCAGGAATGACCCAGTCTCTCCAGCCATGACCCGAAGCAGAGACCCTGAGAAAGGTGACCGTTCCAAAGAGGAGATGGCGCTGGCAGCAGATGCTGCGTCCTTGGTGGATGGTAAAG AGCCCGAGTCCATGGTGAGCCTACCGTTTGTCAAGAACGACTCCTATGAGAAGGGGCCTGACTCGGTGGTGGTGCACGTGTACGTGAAGGAAATCTGCAGGGACATCTCTCGAGTGCTTTTCCGCGAGCAGGACTTCACCCTGATCTTCCagaccag GGACGGGAACTTCCTGAGACTGCACCCGGGCTGCGGGCCCCATACCATCTTCCGTTGGCAGGTGAAGCTCAG GAACCTGATTGAGCCAGAGCAGTGTACCTTCTGCTTCACAGCTTCTCGCATTGACATTTGCCTCCGGAAGCGGCAGAGTCAACGCTGGGGGGGGCTGGAGGCCCCAGCTACACGAG GTGCAGTGGGTGGTGCAAAGGTTGCCGTGCCGACAGGCCCAACCCCTCTGGATTCAACCCCACCGGGAGGTGCCCCACACCCCCTGACGGTCCAGGAGGAAGCCCGGGCTGTGGAGAAGGAGAAACCGAAGACTCGATCTGAGGACACAGGCCTGGATGGTGTGGCAGCTCGTACCCCCATGGAACATGTCGCCCCAAAGCCAGAACCTCACTTGGCCTCA CCCAAGCCCACATGCATGGTGCCTCCAATGCCCCACAGCCCTGTGAGCGGAGACAgtgtggaggaagaggaagaggaagagaagaaggtgtGTCTGCCAGGCTTCACTGGCCTTGTCAATCTAGGCAACACCTGCTTCATGAATAGCGTCATTCAATCTTTGTCCAACACTCGGGAGCTCCGGGACTTCTTCCATG ACCGCTCCTTTGAGGCCGAAATCAACTATAACAACCCACTGGGGACAGGTGGGCGTCTAGCCATTGGCTTTGCCGTGCTGCTCCGGGCACTGTGGAAGGGCACCCACCATGCCTTCCAGCCTTCCAAGTTAAAG GCCATTGTGGCCAGCAAGGCCAGCCAGTTCACAGGCTTTGCGCAGCATGATGCCCAGGAGTTCATGGCTTTTCTGCTGGACGGGCTGCATGAGGACCTGAACCGCATTCAGAATAAGCCCTACACGGAGACCGTGGACTCCGATGGCCGGCCCGACGAG GTGGTGGCTGAGGAAGCATGGCAGAGACACAAGATGAGGAATGACTCTTTCATCGTGGACCTGTTCCAGGGCCAGTACAAGTCAAAGCTGGTGTGCCCCATGTGCGCCAAG GTCTCCATCACGTTTGACCCATTCCTCTACCTGCCGGTGCCCTTGCCACAGAAGCAGAAGGTTCTGCCCGTCTTCTATTTTGCCCGGGAGCCCCACAGTAAGCCCATCAAG TTCCTGGTGAGCATCAGCAAAGAGAACTCCAGCGCGAGCGAGGTGCTGGACTCCCTCTCCCAGAGTGTCCATGTGAAGCCCGAGAACCTGCGTCTGGCCGAG GTGATTAAGAATCGTTTCCATCGTGTGTTCTTGCCCTCCCACTCCCTGGACACTGTGTCCCCATCGGACACACTCCTCTGCTTTGAGCTGTTGTCCCCAGAGCTGGCTAAGGAGCGGGTGGTAGTGCTCGAGGTGCAGCAG CGCCCCCAGGTGCCCAGCATTCCCATCTCCAAGTGCGCAGCCTGCCAACGGAAGCAACAGTCCGAGGATGAGAAGCTGAAACGCTGTACTCGGTGCTACCGCGTGGGCTACTGCAACCA gctcTGCCAGAAAACCCACTGGCCTGACCACAAGGGCCTCTGCCGCCCTGAGAACATCGGTTACCCCTTCCTGGTCAGCGTACCTGCCTCACGCCTCACTTACGCTCGTCTTGCTCAGTTGCTAGAGGGCTATGCCCG GTATTCTGTGAGTGTATTCCAGCCTCCCTTCCAGCCTGGCCGCATGGCCTTGGAGTCTCAGGGCCCTGGGTGCACCTCATTGCACTCCACTAGCTCCCTGGAGGCTGGGGACAGCGAGAGGGAACCCATCTCCATTCAGCCGCCTGAGCTCCAGCCGGTGACCCCTGTGGCTGAGGGGGACACAGTGGTTCCCCGGGCATGGGCAGCCCCTGATCGGGTCCCTGCGCCCAGCACCAGTGGAATTTCTTCTGAGATTCTGGCCAGTGGGCCCATTGAAGTTGGTTCCTTGCCAGCTGGTGAGAGGGTATCCCGGCCCGAAG CTGCTGTGCCTGGGTACCAGCACCCAAGTGAATCCATGAATTCCCACACACCCCagttctttatctataaaattgaCGCGTCCAACCGGGAGCAGCGGCTGGAGGATAAAG GAGATACCCCGTTGGATCTGGGCGATGACTGCAGCCTGGCCCTTGTCTGGCGGAACAATGAGCGCCTACAGGAGTTCGTATTGGTGGCCTCCAAGGAGCTGGAGTGTGCCGAGGACCTGGGTTCTGCTGGGGAGGCTGCCCGTGCTGGCCACTTCACTCTGGACCAGTGCCTCACCCTCTTCACGCGGCCCGAAGTGCTGGCGCCCGAGGAGGCTTG GTACTGCCCGCAGTGCAAACAACACCGGGAGGCCTCCAAGCAGCTTCTGCTCTGGCGCCTGCCGAACGTGCTCATTGTGCAGCTTAAGCGCTTCTCCTTTCGCAGTTTTATTTGGCGTGACAAGATCAATGACTTGGTGGAGTTCCCTGTTCG GAACCTGGACCTGAGCAAATTCTGCATTGGTCAGAAAGAGGAGCAGTTGCCCAGCTACGACCTGTATGCTGTCATCAACCACTACGGAGGCATGATTGGTGGCCACTACACAGCCTGTGCACGCCTGCCCAATGAGCGCAGCAGCCAGCGCAGTGACGTGG GCTGGCGCTTGTTTGATGATAGCACGGTGACAACAGTAGACGAGAGCCAGGTTGTGACGCGTTACGCCTATGTCCTCTTCTACCGCCGGCGGAACTCTCCTGTGGAGAGGCCTCCCCGGGCAGGTACCTCTGAGCACCTCCCAGACATGGGCCCTGCAGCCGAGGCTGCTGCCAGCCAG GCTTCCCGGATTTGGCAGGAGCTGGAGGCGGAGGAGGAGCCGGTACCCGAGGGGCCTGCGCCCCTGGGACCCTGGGGGCCCCAAGACTGGGTGGGCCCCCCGCCACGTGGCCCTACCACAGCTGATGAGGGCTGCCTCCGGTACTTTGTTCTGGGCACCGTGGCAGCTTTGGTGGCCCTCGTGCTCAACGTGTTCTATCCTCTGGTATCCCAGAGTCGCTGGAGATGA